The Streptomyces sp. Alt3 genome has a segment encoding these proteins:
- the galK gene encoding galactokinase, translating to MTDNAELTASFTELYGTAPEGIWAAPGRVNLIGEYTDFNGGFVMPLALPHHARAAVARRTDGQLRLHSTDVPGGVVSLRVDELTPHSGHGWAAYPAGVVWALREAGHAVTGADIQLTSTVPVGAGLSSSAALEVVTALALNDLFELGLSAPEVAVLGQRAENDFVGVPCGIMDQMASACCTEGHALYLDTRDLTQRQVPFDLAAHGLQLLVVDTRVKHALGDGAYAERRAGCEAGARALGIDMLRDLPFEDLGTALETLAAAGEDESVVRYVRHVVSDNHRVEQIIALLDAGDVRAAGPVLNEGHASLRDDLRVSCQELDLVVSAANAAGALGARMTGGGFGGSAIVLVEEATADTVAKAVTEAFSVAGHATPGVFPAVPSAGGRRVAPAA from the coding sequence ATGACCGACAACGCCGAGCTGACCGCCTCCTTCACCGAGTTGTACGGGACCGCCCCCGAGGGGATATGGGCAGCACCCGGACGAGTGAACCTGATCGGTGAGTACACCGACTTCAACGGTGGCTTCGTCATGCCGCTCGCCCTCCCGCACCACGCCCGCGCCGCCGTCGCCCGCCGCACGGACGGACAGCTGCGCCTGCACTCCACCGACGTGCCGGGCGGGGTCGTCTCCCTGCGTGTGGACGAACTCACCCCGCACTCCGGCCACGGCTGGGCCGCCTACCCCGCGGGTGTCGTCTGGGCGCTCCGCGAGGCCGGCCACGCGGTCACCGGCGCGGACATCCAGCTCACCTCCACGGTGCCGGTCGGCGCCGGTCTCTCCTCCTCGGCCGCCCTGGAGGTCGTCACCGCGCTCGCCCTGAACGACCTCTTCGAGCTGGGCCTCAGCGCCCCGGAGGTCGCCGTGCTCGGCCAGCGCGCCGAGAACGACTTCGTCGGCGTGCCCTGCGGGATCATGGACCAGATGGCCTCGGCGTGCTGCACCGAGGGCCACGCGCTGTACCTCGACACCCGCGATCTCACCCAGCGCCAGGTCCCCTTCGACCTCGCCGCGCACGGGCTGCAGCTGCTCGTCGTCGACACCCGCGTCAAGCACGCCCTCGGCGACGGCGCGTACGCGGAGCGCCGGGCAGGCTGCGAGGCGGGAGCCCGGGCGCTCGGGATCGACATGCTGCGCGACCTCCCGTTCGAGGACCTGGGCACCGCGCTGGAGACCCTCGCGGCGGCCGGCGAGGACGAGTCGGTCGTGCGGTACGTCCGCCATGTGGTGAGCGACAACCACCGTGTCGAGCAGATCATCGCGCTGCTCGACGCGGGCGACGTGCGCGCGGCGGGCCCGGTCCTCAACGAGGGCCACGCCTCACTGCGCGACGATCTGCGGGTCTCGTGCCAGGAGCTGGACCTCGTGGTCTCGGCGGCGAACGCGGCCGGGGCGCTCGGGGCCCGGATGACCGGCGGCGGCTTCGGCGGCTCGGCGATCGTCCTGGTGGAGGAGGCGACGGCCGACACCGTCGCCAAGGCCGTCACGGAGGCCTTCTCCGTAGCCGGGCACGCCACCCCGGGAGTCTTCCCCGCGGTGCCTTCGGCGGGGGGCCGGCGGGTCGCTCCAGCTGCTTGA
- a CDS encoding outer membrane protein assembly factor BamB family protein: protein MTQPPQPPNEPPQGGFGSPQDTPPGGFGAPTPPPADPLAKQPPATPPTPPAGGYGSPPTPPAGGYGSPPTPPAGGYGSPPPPPAGGYGAPPPQNPGYGYPQTPPPGQPPTQPGYGFPQGPPPGQPGMHPQQGYGYPTAPMQPQYGAPQQPGGGKKFSTRMQIIVAAAVAVVLIVGGGVFYASSSGDEGGKKDEAASAGTNGGEDKGGEGDGLAGGTEKAPSDTKAKVAFQLPHPKVTDTTVVASSWATDKVYVKTGAYEVVGYDLAKGTKVWSIPLKGQVCAASRHMSKDYKTAIAFEEGKPSASDKYPSCNQVGALDLATGKLMWSKSVTSASSGDRPVRFGEVTLSGSTVAAGGTSGGAAFNLADGAELWKPKADTNNCYDMGYGGGEALAVVRKCGSYDDPQLTIQALDPSTGAPLSSYSMPPGVEYASIVSTKPLVVAADVGDTAGDGSSISDFFSIDAATGKLIVRISADADKYAADCGSTEVEQCGSLAVGNNRIYVPTEEHEGGGEYGDTNEIVAFDLTTGKLVGGRADAGDRYTLTPLRMDGTNVIAYKRPPYDKGGQIVSIDGSTFKETVLMVNPDDEAVREAETSFSVDYAEFIYEKGRLFISEKMVSEPSKSSSLDDKQFLVVSFSTD, encoded by the coding sequence ATGACCCAGCCGCCCCAGCCCCCCAACGAGCCGCCCCAGGGCGGTTTCGGCTCCCCGCAGGACACGCCGCCCGGCGGATTCGGCGCACCCACCCCGCCGCCCGCCGACCCGCTCGCCAAGCAGCCCCCGGCCACGCCGCCCACCCCGCCGGCGGGCGGCTACGGCAGCCCGCCCACCCCGCCTGCCGGTGGCTACGGCAGCCCGCCCACCCCGCCCGCGGGCGGCTACGGTTCGCCTCCGCCTCCGCCCGCCGGTGGCTACGGGGCCCCGCCGCCGCAGAACCCGGGGTACGGCTACCCGCAGACCCCGCCCCCGGGGCAGCCGCCGACCCAGCCCGGCTACGGCTTCCCGCAGGGACCGCCGCCCGGACAGCCCGGCATGCACCCGCAGCAGGGGTACGGCTACCCGACCGCACCGATGCAGCCGCAGTACGGCGCGCCCCAGCAGCCCGGCGGCGGCAAGAAGTTCAGCACCCGGATGCAGATCATCGTCGCCGCGGCCGTCGCCGTGGTGCTGATCGTCGGCGGCGGGGTCTTCTACGCCTCCAGCAGCGGTGACGAGGGCGGCAAGAAGGACGAGGCGGCCTCGGCCGGGACGAACGGCGGCGAGGACAAGGGCGGCGAGGGCGACGGCCTGGCCGGCGGTACCGAGAAGGCCCCGTCCGACACCAAGGCCAAGGTCGCCTTCCAGCTGCCCCACCCCAAGGTCACCGACACCACGGTCGTGGCCAGCTCCTGGGCCACGGACAAGGTGTACGTGAAGACCGGCGCGTACGAGGTCGTGGGCTACGACCTCGCCAAGGGCACCAAGGTCTGGTCGATCCCGCTGAAGGGCCAGGTCTGCGCCGCGTCCCGGCACATGAGCAAGGACTACAAGACCGCCATCGCCTTCGAGGAGGGCAAGCCGAGCGCCTCGGACAAGTACCCCTCGTGCAACCAGGTCGGCGCGCTCGACCTCGCCACCGGCAAGCTCATGTGGAGCAAGTCCGTCACCTCGGCGTCCAGCGGTGACCGGCCCGTCAGGTTCGGCGAGGTCACGCTCAGCGGTTCCACCGTCGCCGCGGGCGGCACCAGCGGCGGCGCCGCGTTCAACCTCGCCGACGGAGCCGAGCTCTGGAAGCCCAAGGCCGACACCAACAACTGCTACGACATGGGCTACGGCGGCGGCGAGGCTCTCGCGGTGGTCCGCAAGTGCGGCAGTTACGACGACCCCCAGCTGACGATCCAGGCGCTGGACCCGTCCACCGGCGCGCCCCTCTCCTCCTACTCCATGCCGCCCGGCGTCGAGTACGCGAGCATCGTCTCCACCAAGCCGCTCGTCGTCGCGGCCGATGTCGGTGACACCGCGGGTGACGGCAGCAGCATCTCGGACTTCTTCTCCATCGACGCGGCCACCGGCAAGCTCATCGTCCGCATCTCGGCCGACGCGGACAAGTACGCCGCGGACTGCGGCTCCACCGAGGTCGAGCAGTGCGGCTCCCTGGCCGTCGGCAACAACCGGATCTACGTGCCGACCGAGGAGCACGAGGGCGGCGGCGAGTACGGCGACACCAACGAGATCGTCGCGTTCGACCTCACCACCGGCAAGCTCGTCGGCGGAAGGGCGGACGCGGGCGACCGCTACACGCTGACCCCGCTGCGGATGGACGGCACGAACGTCATCGCCTACAAGCGGCCCCCGTACGACAAGGGCGGTCAGATCGTGTCCATCGACGGCTCCACCTTCAAGGAGACCGTGCTGATGGTGAACCCGGACGACGAGGCGGTGCGCGAAGCGGAGACCAGCTTCTCCGTGGACTACGCCGAGTTCATCTACGAGAAGGGGCGGCTGTTCATCTCCGAGAAGATGGTCAGCGAGCCCAGCAAGTCCAGTTCGCTGGACGACAAGCAGTTCCTCGTCGTCTCCTTCAGCACCGACTGA
- a CDS encoding MarR family winged helix-turn-helix transcriptional regulator → MEDEVDRLVAAWRRERPDLDVEPLEVLSRVSRLARHLDRARRIAFAEHQLEPWEFDVLTSLRRAGAPYQLSPGQLLTQTLVTSGTMTNRIDRLTKKNLVERLPDPNDRRGVLVRLTDLGRDKADQSLAGLLDQERAILGELSRRQRAELAGLLRQLTAPFDNIPG, encoded by the coding sequence ATGGAGGACGAGGTCGACCGACTGGTCGCTGCATGGCGCCGCGAGCGCCCCGACCTCGATGTGGAACCACTCGAGGTCCTGAGCCGCGTCTCCCGCCTGGCCCGGCATCTGGACAGGGCCCGCAGGATCGCTTTCGCCGAGCACCAGCTGGAGCCCTGGGAATTCGACGTCCTGACGTCGCTGCGCCGCGCCGGAGCCCCGTACCAGCTCTCCCCCGGCCAGTTGCTCACGCAGACGCTGGTCACCTCGGGCACGATGACCAACCGCATCGACCGTCTGACGAAGAAGAACCTGGTCGAACGGCTGCCCGACCCGAACGACCGCCGCGGCGTCCTGGTCCGGCTGACCGACCTGGGCCGCGACAAGGCCGACCAGTCGCTGGCCGGGCTGCTCGACCAGGAGCGCGCCATCCTGGGCGAGCTCTCCCGCCGGCAGCGGGCCGAACTCGCCGGACTGCTACGCCAGCTGACCGCCCCGTTCGACAACATCCCCGGTTAG
- the galT gene encoding galactose-1-phosphate uridylyltransferase: protein MKKTVTTLADGRELIYYDSADDTVRDAVDPRPLDAVSTSSEIRRDPLLGDSVAIASHRQGRTYHPPADECPLCPSREGRHSEIPDTDYDVAVFENRFPSLAGDSGRCEVVCFTSDHDVSFAGLTEDQAALVLEAWTDRTADLAELPQVAQVFCFENRGAEIGVTLGHPHGQIYGYPFVTPRTEQMLRSMETHRAETGRNLFDDVVARELADGERVVLEGEHWVAFVPYAAHWPYEVHLHPRRRVADLRELDEAARTEFPQVYLELLRRFDRIFGPGEPPTPYISAWHQAPFRAPGREEFALHLELFTIRRTSGKLKFLAGSESGMNVFINDVPPEAAAQRLREVASE from the coding sequence GTGAAGAAGACGGTTACGACCCTCGCCGACGGCCGCGAGCTGATCTACTACGACTCCGCGGACGACACAGTCCGCGACGCCGTCGATCCGCGGCCGCTGGACGCCGTCTCGACGTCCTCGGAGATCCGCCGCGATCCCCTGCTCGGCGACTCGGTGGCCATCGCCTCGCACCGGCAGGGGCGCACCTACCACCCGCCGGCCGACGAGTGCCCGCTCTGCCCCTCGCGGGAGGGCCGCCACAGCGAGATCCCCGACACCGACTACGACGTCGCCGTCTTCGAGAACCGCTTCCCCTCCCTCGCCGGTGACTCCGGCCGCTGCGAGGTCGTCTGCTTCACCTCCGACCACGACGTGTCCTTCGCCGGTCTCACCGAGGACCAGGCGGCCCTGGTCCTGGAGGCGTGGACCGACAGGACGGCCGACCTCGCCGAGCTTCCGCAGGTCGCCCAGGTGTTCTGTTTCGAGAACCGGGGCGCCGAGATCGGCGTCACCCTCGGCCACCCGCACGGACAGATCTACGGCTACCCCTTCGTCACCCCGCGAACCGAGCAGATGCTCCGCTCGATGGAGACCCACCGCGCCGAGACCGGCCGGAACCTCTTCGACGACGTCGTCGCACGGGAACTCGCCGACGGGGAGCGCGTGGTCCTGGAGGGCGAGCACTGGGTCGCCTTCGTGCCGTACGCCGCGCACTGGCCCTACGAGGTCCACCTCCACCCGCGCCGCCGCGTCGCGGACCTGCGGGAACTCGACGAGGCAGCACGCACGGAGTTCCCACAGGTCTATCTGGAACTCTTGAGGCGATTCGACCGGATCTTCGGGCCCGGGGAGCCGCCGACGCCGTACATCTCGGCCTGGCACCAGGCGCCCTTCCGGGCCCCCGGCCGTGAGGAGTTCGCGCTGCATCTCGAGCTTTTCACCATCCGGCGGACCTCCGGCAAACTGAAGTTCCTCGCGGGCTCCGAGTCAGGCATGAACGTGTTCATCAACGACGTGCCGCCGGAGGCCGCGGCCCAGCGACTGCGAGAGGTAGCGAGCGAGTGA
- a CDS encoding trans-aconitate 2-methyltransferase translates to MTAPTWDPQQYLRHADHRTRPFHDLLARIGPLPHEPAPRIADLGCGAGNVTALLGERWPAARVTGYDSSPQMLERARTHTGPLLDFAEADAGTWTPTETYDLIVSNALLQWVPGHTARFPHWLDALTPGGTLAFQVPGNFDAPSHTLMRELAESPRWHDRLGGLLRHGDAVHTPSHYLEQLTAPGRTADVWETTYLHLLQGEDPVLDWVKGTGLRPVLDALADDPEARDAFLTEYRDLLRTAYPAGPHGTVFPFRRIFAVTRTAG, encoded by the coding sequence ATGACCGCACCCACCTGGGACCCGCAGCAGTACCTTCGCCACGCCGACCACCGCACCCGGCCCTTCCACGACCTCCTGGCCCGCATCGGGCCCCTGCCGCACGAACCGGCACCCCGCATCGCCGACCTCGGGTGCGGCGCCGGCAACGTCACCGCGCTCCTCGGCGAGCGCTGGCCCGCCGCCCGCGTCACGGGATACGACAGCTCACCCCAGATGCTCGAACGTGCCCGCACCCACACCGGCCCCCTCCTCGACTTCGCCGAGGCCGACGCCGGCACCTGGACACCCACCGAGACCTACGACCTCATCGTCTCCAACGCTCTCCTCCAGTGGGTCCCGGGCCACACCGCCCGCTTCCCCCACTGGCTGGACGCCCTCACCCCCGGCGGAACCCTCGCCTTCCAGGTCCCCGGCAACTTCGACGCCCCCAGCCACACCCTCATGCGGGAACTCGCCGAATCCCCCCGCTGGCACGACCGCCTCGGAGGCCTCCTGCGTCACGGAGACGCCGTACACACCCCGTCGCACTACCTGGAGCAGCTCACCGCGCCCGGGCGCACCGCCGACGTCTGGGAGACCACCTACCTGCACCTCCTCCAGGGCGAGGACCCCGTCCTCGACTGGGTCAAGGGCACCGGCCTGCGCCCCGTCCTCGACGCCCTCGCCGACGACCCCGAGGCCCGCGACGCCTTCCTCACCGAGTACCGCGACCTGCTGCGCACCGCCTACCCGGCGGGCCCGCACGGCACGGTCTTCCCGTTCCGCCGGATCTTCGCCGTCACCCGCACCGCCGGGTGA
- a CDS encoding helix-turn-helix transcriptional regulator, whose protein sequence is MGVRLMVVDDHRLLAEALASALKLRGHRVLAAAAPTSGAAELVISRAPEVCLFGTAAPAEPGAFDPITRIGRERPQVAVVVLGPVPNPRGIAAAFAAGAAGYVRHDERIEGVERAMVKARAGEVAVAPQLLRGAFAELLHPAVQPDDEGQRLLRMLTPREVEVLVRVAEGEDTRLIAAGMGIAPSTARTHVQRVLMKLGVGSRLEAAALAARTGLLDRAAAGTPQGPDGLA, encoded by the coding sequence ATGGGCGTGCGGCTCATGGTGGTCGATGACCACCGTCTGCTCGCCGAGGCACTCGCCTCGGCACTGAAATTGCGCGGACACCGGGTGCTCGCGGCGGCCGCGCCGACGTCCGGTGCAGCGGAACTGGTGATCAGCAGGGCGCCGGAGGTCTGCCTGTTCGGCACGGCCGCGCCCGCCGAACCCGGGGCGTTCGACCCGATCACGAGGATCGGACGGGAGCGCCCCCAGGTGGCCGTGGTGGTGCTCGGCCCGGTGCCGAACCCGCGCGGGATCGCCGCCGCCTTCGCCGCGGGAGCGGCCGGCTACGTGCGCCACGACGAACGCATAGAGGGCGTGGAGCGCGCCATGGTCAAGGCCCGTGCGGGAGAGGTCGCGGTGGCCCCGCAGCTCCTGCGGGGCGCGTTCGCCGAGCTGCTGCACCCTGCGGTCCAGCCGGACGACGAAGGGCAGCGGCTGCTGAGGATGCTGACCCCGCGTGAGGTCGAGGTGCTGGTCAGGGTCGCCGAGGGTGAGGACACCCGGCTGATCGCGGCCGGCATGGGCATCGCGCCGAGCACCGCGCGTACGCATGTGCAGCGGGTGCTGATGAAGCTGGGCGTCGGCTCCCGGCTGGAGGCCGCCGCACTCGCCGCCCGCACGGGGCTGCTCGACCGGGCGGCGGCGGGAACGCCGCAGGGGCCGGACGGCCTCGCGTGA
- a CDS encoding response regulator transcription factor — translation MGVSVARIRVLVVDDHRIFAESLAAALAAEPDVEVSAAGSGPAAQRCLERAAAEGRRYDVMLVDADLGILAQGGARTVPAPRGAPEGVQAAGPVDGISLVAGVRSGQPHIRTVVLAERDDPRRAAAALHAGASGWVAKDCSLQRLLTVIRGVLRDETHLPAALLTGVLRELTTARRHRTESEQLVESLTPREREVLRCMVAGLGRKAVAERLFLSPHTVRTHMQNVLGKLGVHSTLAAVALARRAGVGPASLTGDVVERGGQLA, via the coding sequence ATGGGGGTGTCTGTGGCGCGTATCCGGGTTCTGGTGGTCGACGACCACCGCATCTTTGCCGAGTCCCTCGCCGCGGCGCTCGCGGCCGAACCGGACGTCGAAGTGTCCGCGGCGGGCAGTGGTCCCGCCGCGCAGCGGTGTCTGGAGCGTGCGGCCGCCGAGGGGCGCCGCTACGACGTGATGCTGGTCGACGCCGACCTGGGCATACTCGCCCAGGGCGGTGCCCGCACCGTTCCCGCGCCGCGCGGCGCACCGGAGGGCGTACAGGCCGCCGGCCCGGTCGACGGCATCTCGCTGGTCGCCGGGGTGCGATCGGGGCAGCCGCACATCCGGACGGTGGTGCTCGCCGAGAGGGACGATCCGCGCAGGGCCGCGGCCGCCCTGCATGCCGGGGCCTCGGGCTGGGTGGCCAAGGACTGCTCGTTGCAGCGTCTGCTGACCGTCATACGGGGCGTGCTGCGCGACGAGACGCATCTGCCGGCGGCCCTGCTGACGGGTGTGCTGCGGGAGCTGACAACCGCCCGCAGGCACCGCACCGAGAGCGAGCAGCTCGTCGAGTCTCTGACGCCCCGCGAGCGTGAGGTCCTGCGCTGCATGGTGGCGGGTCTGGGCCGGAAGGCGGTCGCGGAGCGGCTCTTCCTGTCCCCGCACACGGTGCGCACGCACATGCAGAACGTGCTGGGGAAGCTGGGCGTGCACTCGACCCTGGCCGCCGTGGCGCTGGCCCGGCGGGCCGGGGTGGGACCAGCCTCGCTAACCGGGGATGTTGTCGAACGGGGCGGTCAGCTGGCGTAG
- the galE gene encoding UDP-glucose 4-epimerase GalE encodes MSNTAKKYLVTGGAGYVGSVVTAHLLEAGHTVTVLDDLSTGFREGVPQGAEFFEGRIQDAAEWLDPSYDGVLHFAAFSQVGESVVDPEKYWVNNVGGTTSLLAAMRDAGVRTLVFSSTAATYGEPVSSPITETDPTAPTNPYGASKLAVDHMISGEAAAHGLAAVSLRYFNVAGAYGNSGERHDPESHLIPLVLQVALGQRASISVYGDDYPTPDGTCVRDYIHVADLAEAHLLALDAATAGEHLICNLGNGNGFSVREVIETVRQVTGHPVPEVAAPRRGGDPAVLVASADTARKRLGWQPSRPDLAAIVADAWTFARREEPTAP; translated from the coding sequence GTGAGCAACACCGCGAAGAAGTACCTGGTGACGGGCGGCGCGGGATACGTCGGCAGTGTCGTGACGGCACACCTGCTGGAGGCGGGACACACCGTCACCGTCCTCGACGACCTGTCGACGGGCTTCCGTGAGGGCGTCCCCCAGGGGGCGGAGTTCTTCGAGGGCCGCATCCAGGACGCCGCCGAGTGGCTGGACCCCTCCTACGACGGCGTGCTGCACTTCGCCGCGTTCTCCCAGGTCGGCGAGTCCGTCGTCGATCCCGAGAAGTACTGGGTGAACAACGTCGGCGGCACCACCTCCCTGCTCGCCGCCATGCGCGACGCGGGTGTGCGGACGCTCGTCTTCTCCTCCACCGCGGCGACCTACGGCGAGCCCGTCTCCAGCCCCATCACGGAGACCGACCCGACCGCCCCGACCAACCCCTACGGCGCCTCCAAGCTCGCCGTCGACCACATGATCAGCGGTGAGGCGGCCGCGCACGGGCTGGCCGCCGTCTCGCTGCGGTACTTCAACGTCGCGGGCGCCTACGGCAACAGCGGCGAGCGCCACGACCCCGAGTCGCACCTCATCCCGCTGGTCCTCCAGGTCGCCCTCGGACAGCGCGCGTCCATCTCCGTCTACGGCGACGACTACCCGACACCGGACGGTACCTGCGTACGCGACTACATCCACGTCGCCGACCTCGCAGAGGCCCACCTGCTGGCCCTGGACGCGGCCACCGCGGGCGAGCACCTCATCTGCAACCTCGGCAACGGCAACGGCTTCTCCGTGCGCGAGGTCATCGAGACCGTCCGCCAGGTCACCGGCCACCCGGTCCCCGAGGTCGCCGCACCCCGTCGCGGCGGCGACCCGGCCGTCCTCGTCGCCTCCGCCGACACCGCCAGGAAGCGGCTCGGCTGGCAGCCGTCGCGCCCCGACCTGGCCGCCATCGTCGCCGACGCGTGGACGTTCGCCCGCCGAGAGGAACCCACCGCACCATGA